The following are encoded in a window of Parus major isolate Abel chromosome 22, Parus_major1.1, whole genome shotgun sequence genomic DNA:
- the LOC107213816 gene encoding RNA/RNP complex-1-interacting phosphatase-like: MAGRGASRVPERWTDYIPLGCRMPGTRFIAFKVPLKKSFEQNLLPEERFSPHDLIRKVKERKEELGLIIDLTYTTRYYGREELPPTLRYSKILTMGREIPNRRTILRFNYLVKKFLTDNKDNDKLIGVHCTHGLNRTGYLVCRYLIDVEGMEPNAAIELFNKSRGHPMERPNYIQDLQRRALKNCELKNLGSDLSRKKGSAPGKPQKQLVKQQPPLAVPRSPGSSRKKQQPGPTAQGQPQELGHRNRALGQGQLEQKQRQDHLEQRQQKKLEQKQRNHLEQGQKKLEQRQQSFLEQNFPEQRQQNHLEQNHLEQRQKKLEQRKQRQQNHLEQSYLEQNHLDQRKQNHLEQRKQSFLKQNHLEQNHLDQSFPEQNHLEQRKKNHLEQRKQGYLDQSFLEHTPPSPFPPKNFCLSPPLKKQHKELFPTQIPHPWPPQEPSPARKRRRRKHKPRQQEIS, translated from the exons ATGGCGGGCAGGGGGGCCTCACGCGTCCCGGAGCG GTGGACCGACTACATCCCGCTGGGCTGCAGGATGCCGGGCACGCGCTTCATCGCCTTCAAGGTGCCCCTGAAGAAG AGTTTTGAGCAGAACCTCCTGCCAGAAGAGAGATTTTCCCCCCATGACCTCATCAGGAAGGTCAAGGAGCggaaggaggagctggggctgatcATCGACCTGACGTACACCACGCGCTACTACGGCCGCGAG GAGCTGCCCCCCACACTGAGGTACTCGAAGATCCTGACCATGGGACGTGAGATCCCAAACAGAAGAACCATTCTGAGGTTTAATTACCTGGTGAAAAAGTTCCTGACAGACAACAAAGACAATG ATAAACTCATCGGGGTGCACTGCACACATGGCTTGAACAGGACTGGCTACTTGGTCTGCAG GTACCTGATTGATGTTGAAGGCATGGAGCCAAATGCTGCCATAGAGT TGTTCAACAAGTCTCGAGGGCATCCCATGGAGAGACCAAACTACATCCAGGATCTGCAGAGGAGAGCCCTGAAAAA ctgtgagCTGAAGAATTTGGGCTCGGACCTCTCCAGGAAAAAAGGCAGCGCCCCAGGCAAGCCCCAGAAGCAGCTGGTGAAGCAGCAGccacccctggcagtgcccag GAGCCCCGGCAGCtccaggaagaagcagcagcctggtCCCACGGctcagggacagccccaggagctgggccaCAGGAACAgggccctggggcagggacagctggagcagaaacagc GGCAGGATCatctggagcagaggcagcagaagaagctggagcagaagcagcGGAATCATCTGGAACAAGGGCAGAAGAAGCTggaacagaggcagcagagttTCCTGGAGCAGAATTTCCcggagcagaggcagcagaatcATCTGGAGCAGAATCATCTGGAACAAAGGCAGAagaagctggagcagaggaagcagaggcagcagaatcACCTGGAGCAGAGTTACCTGGAGCAGAATCACCTGGATCAGAGGAAGCAGAAtcacctggagcagaggaagcagagtTTCCTGAAGCAGAATCACCTGGAGCAGAATCACCTGGATCAGAGTTTCCCAGAGCAGAAtcacctggagcagaggaagaagaatcacctggagcagaggaagcaggGTTACCTGGATCAGAGTTTCCTGGAGCACACACCaccctcccctttcccccccAAGAACTTTTGCCTTTCCCCACCCCTCAagaagcagcacaaggagctgtTCCCCACGCAGATCCCTCATCCCTGGCCGCCCCAGGAGCCCTCACCTGCCAGGAAACGCCGGCGCAGGAAACACAAACCGCGACAACAAGAAATatcctga